In Candidatus Delongbacteria bacterium, the DNA window CAATTCCCCCACTCCAGCGGCCAGCGCAGCGTCTGGCTGGAACGGAGGCGCCCGTCGGCCTCCAGCTCGCTCAGGAAATAGCAGCCCGCCGCCCGCGCTCCCAGTTCCAGCCGCGCCCGGCCGGCCTGCACGGGCACGCGAGCCAGTTGCCGACCGAGCAGATCGTGCAGGACCAGGACCGCCGGGGCCCGGCCCGCGTCGGGCCAGTTCAGCACCAGGGCCCGGGCCTCCTGGCGCAAGGCCGGTCCAGCGGCCCGCGCGGCCAGCCGGGCAGGCCGGTCGGGCGGCAGCGGGTCCGCCAGCGCGGGCAGGGCCAGATCCAGCCAGCCTGCGGCACCCGTCACGCGCAGGCTGTCCCGGGCCAGCCGCAGGGCGCCGGTGAGCGGCAGGTCGCGGCGCCACTCCTCGCGGACGGGCAGGTTGTCCCAGAGCCGGTACTGACGCAGGCAGCCGGCTTCGTCCAGGGTCAGGAGCCGGTCCGCCCCCCGCGCACAGGCCCAGCGGGCCCCGGGCAGTTCCAACGCCGGCTCCGTCTCCTCCCAGTGGCCGGCTCCGCAACTCCAGACCCGCACGTGGTCGGGCTGCAGCAGGAAGAGCCGGTCCTCCAGGAGCAGCAGGCCAGTCAGCTCCGGCGGCGCGGCCCGCCCGTCCACCAGGCGCGGCGCGGCGGGATTCCAGCGCTCCAGCAGCCAGATCCGGCCCCCGGCCCAGGCCGCCGCCCAGAGCGGCGCGGCGCTCAGGCTCTGGCAGCCCGCCAGGGGCAGCGCGTGCAGCTCGCGCGGCGGCGAGTCCTCCGTGGAGAGAGTGTGAAGCCCCGCGCTGTCCGCCACCAGCACGTGGTCCTCCAGGGGGGCGGCGCAGCGCAGGCCCGGAGCCGGCCAACCGCCCAGCGACCCGCCCTCGTCCGCGTAGGCCCAGAGGCCCTCGGCGTCCAGCAGCAGCGGACCGGCTCCGGCGGGCAGCAGGCCGCGCGGCCCCCGGGCCTGCCGCACCCGGTCCCAGCGCCCGCCCACCCGCCGCTCCAACCCGCCGTCCGCGGCCAGCCGCCAATCGGAGGTCCAGCGCGGCAGGCGATCCAGCAGAGCGGGAGGCCGCTCCAGTTCCAGCTCCCCGCGCCAACCCGCCGGTCCCGGCCGCCACCAGCCGCGCTGCCGGGCATCCTGGCGCAGACTCAGGTCCGGCTGCACGGGCAGCCACTGCGCCCCGGCCTCCGGAGCGGGCAGCACGGCCCGGGGCTCCACGTCCCGCTCCCAGAGCCACCAGCCCCCCGCCACGTCCTGCAGCCAGAGGCCGGCGGGCGTGGCCCGCAGCCGGCGCCAGCACGGCCACTCGGGTCGCCCGCCGGACGCCCCATCGAAGACCGGCGGATGCCCGCCGTCGTCGTCCAGCCAGCGCAGCCGGCCGCCGGGGTCCAGCCCCAGCAGGCGGTCCTGGCGCGGGCACCAGTCGCGCCAGTCCGCCGGAAGCTCCGCCACGGGGCGCAGTCCGCCGCCGCCCAGGCGCCAGATCCGCCCGCCCAGCCGCAGCCAGGGGCGGCCCTCCGCCACGCGCAATTCGCGCGCCCCCGGCTCGCCGGGCAGGGGAATCAGTTCCAGGATCTCCGGTGAGGAGAGCCCGTGCAGGGCCACGCGGCGCAGGCTGGCGGCGCCCAGCAGCCAGCAGGCGGCGGGTCCGGCGGCTTCCGCGGCCAGACAGAGCCGGTCCGCCTGCCAGATCTGGGGCGAGGCCGCGGCCAGGCCGGCCAGCCGGCCGTCCGCCAGCACGGCCCAGGGCCCCGCCGGGGTTGGAATCACAGCCACCACGCCGGCCGGAAACCCCTCTTCGTGCGCTGCGTCGGTGGTGCCCGTCGCCAGCCAGACGTGGTGCGCGCCCCAGGCCGCCCGGCCGCCCGGCCAGACAACGGCTCCCTGCCAGTCCTCCGAGAAATGCAGCGCCGCCTGCACGCGCAGGATCAGCAGCAGCAGTCCGACCACTCCGTGTTTCATGTCGTCTCCCTATCCGTGAATCCAGGACTGCGGTTGGCGCCCGGGAGGATCCGGCGGAGCGGGATGCGCGCAGCTAGGGAGGGCCGGCGGCCGGCTGCCAGCGCAGGCGGGGCCGCGGCAGCGCCCGTGCCGGCCGGGCCGCGTCCGCTTCCAGTCCCTGCCAGAGCCAGCCCTGTTCATCGGTGCGCCAGCTCGCCACGCCCCGCTCGGACAGGCGCGCCAGGATCGTCGGGTGGGGATGGCCGTAGCGGTTGCCCCGGCCGCAGGAGATCCAGGCCCGGCGGGGAGCCACCGCCGCCAGCAACTCCGGGCTGCTGGAGCCGCGCGACCCGTGGTGGCCCAGCTTGAGCGTGCCGGCCCGCCACCAGGGGCCCCAGTCCGCCAGGCGCCGCTCCTCCTCGTGACCCATGTCGCCGGTGAAGAGCAGAGTGTCCCGGGGTGTCTCGAGCCGCAGCACGATGCTGCGCTCGTTGCCTTCCAGCCCCTGGGTCGGCGGCGGCGGACCCAGCACGCCCAGCCGCCAGCCCGGCTCCAGTTGCAGCCACTGGCCGGGACGCGCCTCCACCAGCGGCAGCGACTGACGCTCCAACTGCGCACGCAGACGGTCCTGGGGCGCATTGGCCTTCCACTCGCCGTTCCAGAGCACGCGCCGCACGGGGATCTCCGCCAGCAGGCCGGCCGCGCCCCCCAGGTGGTCCTGGTCCGGATGCGTGAGCACAAGCCAGTCCAGCGGGCCGGCGTGCAGGCGGCCCAGCGCCCGGGCCAGTTCCGCGCCCCGGCGGTCCGGCGTGAAGGGATTGGACCAGCCCGCGTCCACCAGCACGGCCCGTCCGGCGGGGCTGCGCACCAGGAGCGCGTCCCCCTGCCCCACGTCCAGCAGGCAGACGGCGGAACGGGGCCGGTCCAGCGCGGGCAGCAGGTCGGCCGCCGCCAGGGTCAGGCCCGCCGCCAGGGGCCAGCTCCAGCGGCACCGGGCGCCCGGCCAGAGCAGCGCGGCCAGGGCCAGACCCAGCAGCAGCAGTTGCAGGGGGTGCGGATCCCAGCTCAGGCTGAGCACGGGCGTGCGCCGGGCCAGCCAGACGATCAGACCCGCCAGGACCTCGTTCAGCGCGCCCAGCGGCTCGCCGGGCAGGGGCAGCCAGAGGTGGAGAAAGCCGCCCACGGTCAACGCGGACGAGAGCGGCACGGCGGCCAGGTTGAGCAGCACGCCGCTCAGGGGCAGCACGCCGAAACAGGCCAGCTGGGTGAGCAGCGTGCCGGCCTGGGCGGCCAGGGTCACGCGCAGGGCGGTGGCCAGGGCGCGCAGCCCGCGCCGCAGCCGGCCGGCCACCGGCGGGGCGCCGGCGCCCATTCCCAGCAGCAGGCCGGCCACCGCGCCGTAACTCATCTGGAAGCCCGGGCGGACCAGCTCGCCCGGATCCAGCCAGAGCGCGCAGGTGGCCGCCAAGGCCAGCACGGAGAGTCCGCCCAGCGGACGGCCCAGGCGGCGCGCGGCCAGCAGCAGCAGGGCCATGCCCACGGCCCGCTCCACCGAGACCTGGTTGCCGGCCAGGGGCACGTAGAGTCCGAGCAGGCCGGCCAGCAGCAGGTCGCGCACGAGGCCCGGCACCGGCAGCGGGCCCAGGCCCTGGCCCAACGTGAGGGCCAGCACGCCCACGTTCAGGCCCGAGACGGCCAGCAGGTGGGCCAGCCCCGTCGCCTGCCAGACGGCGACGTCGTAAGGCGGCAGCCAGGCGGTTTCCCCCAGCAGCACGGCCACCAACCAGGGACCGCCTGTGCCCGAACCGCAGAGCAGGCGGCGCGCGCACCAGGCCCGCAGCCGCGCACTCCAGCCCGGCGGGGCGACGGGCGGGGCACCGGCCACCGCGCGCAGCAGGACGCGCGTGGTGTCCAGTCCCAGCCGGCCACAGCGCCCGCGGCTCCAGCCCTGGGCGCGGCGATCGGGGGCGTGGGGCGCCGGGGGCGGCCGGAAAGGCTCCCAGAGCGGCTCGTCGTGCCCGGGCCGACGCACCAGCAGCCACGCGCCCGCGGAGCGCAGGGGCGGGCAGCGTCTCTCCCGCGGCCAGACCTCCAACCGCCCGGGCAGGGCCTGCCAGCCCGAGTCCCGGCAGGCCCAGGCCGCGCAGACCAGCGGACGGTGCAGGGGTGGCCCGTCCTCCGATTGCCGGCGCAGCTCGCTTAAGGATTCGCCGCCGTCGACCAGCGGACGCAGCAGCAGGGCCGCGCTCTGGGATCCGTCGGCCCGCGGAGCGGGCGCAGCGGAGGGCGGACGCGAATCCCCGCTCGGCGTGCCGTGGGTCAGCCAGAAGAGCAGGAGCAGGGCCAGGCCGAGCCGCAGGCTGCCCGCGCCGCGCCGCAGGTTGGGAGCCAGCAGCAGGACGGGCAGCACCAGCCAGGCCCCGGGCGGCGGGGCGGGCAGCACGCGCCAGAGCAGCGCCCCGGCCAGCGTCCCGCCCAACAACCAGGCGTGCACGCGGGGCAGGTGCGGACGCTCCGGCCGCGGCTCAGACATCCGCCCCACCCTCCCAGCGCAGCTCGGGCGGACAGAGATCCTCCAGGAAGTGGAGCTGCGGACCCTGGGGGTCCAGCTGCACGAGCAGCACGTCCACGCGACAGTGGGTCGGCCGGCCGGGGCCGCCCTCCAGCCAGCCCGAGCGGGCCAGGGTCTTGAGCAGCAGGCGCAGTTTGCGCTCGTCCACGCGCTCCAGCAGCAGCTCCAGCGGCCCGCGCCCGCACTTCACCTCCACCACGTGCAGGACGCCGTCCCGCTCGGCCAGCAGGTCCACTTCGCCGGCCTGGCGGCGCCGCAGGTTGCGTTTGAGAATCCGGAAGCCGCGCGCCTCCAGCCAGTCGGCGGCCAGGTCCTCCCCCCGCTGGCCCCGGCGCCGGCAGCATTCCATTCCGTCCAGCATCCCCTGCTGCGCCGCGCCCGGTCGTCTGGCCATGGTCCCGCTCCTTGTCTTCGTGGAGGGGTCCCAACGGCCGCGCCGGGGCCGGGGTTGCAGCAAGGAAAACGGGCCGGCGGAAAATCCGTCGGCCCGTCCAGGGATCAGGTCAGGCTGGGCTCAGGGCCGCGCGGGCGGCGGCGGCGGGGGCGGGGCCTGGACAGTCAGCCGCTGCACGGCCGAGCGGGTCTGCAGGCCGCCGGGATCGCTGGCCAGCACGCTCCAGCGCCAGACGCCGGGCTCCAGCTCCACGCTGGCCGTGCCGCCGGACACTGGCACGCGACGCTCACCGGCAGGGCCTTCCAGCACCAGCTCGTGGCGGACGGATTCCCCCGGATCGGGATCGCGGGCTTCCGTCCAGCGGAAGGTCAGCGAACCTGGCGCCACCTGGCTGCCGTCCTTGGGCGTCAGCCCGCCCGGCGTGCCCGGCGCCTCGGCCCGGGCGTTCAGCACGTATTCCTCCACGGGCGTCCAGTCGCTGCTCTTGCCGTCCTGGTCCACCACCCGGGCGCGCACGAAGCGCCGGCCGTTTTCCTTCAGCGCCAGCGGGGCCGACCCCGCCGCCGCGTCCACCTTCTGGCTCAGCGGCGCCTCCCGGAAGCCCGCGTCCGCCGCGCTGTTCAGCTCCACCTGCAGGCGCTGGGGACGGCGGTCGGGGTCCTGGGGCGCGTCCCAGCCCAGCACCACGGGCGCGCTCTGCAGGCCGCCCGCCGGGCTCAGCCGGCCGCTCCAGCGCGGCGCCTCGTTCACGGCGTCCCAGACGCCGTTCCAGCTCTCCGACCAGGGTCCCGTCAGGCCGTGGGGATCCCGGGCGCGCACCCGGAACCAGACCTCGCCGTTCTCCGGCAGGCCGCTGAGCTGCGCCAGGGGCAGGCGCAGGCCCGGCACCTCCTTGACGGCCCCGTCGCTGAACGAGCGGGTGCTCGACCAGGCCAGTTCGTAGACCAGCCGGTCCGCCGGATCGGGATCCGCGGACTCCGTCCAGGCCAGGGCGTCGGTCGAACCCAGCAGCTGGCCGGCGCGCCCACTCAGGCTGACGGGGCCCGGCCGGCTGTCCACCGTGAAGCGCAGGGGCAGCGAACTGGCTTCGAGTCCCGTTTCGTCCAGGGCCGTCACGGTCAGGCGCAGCTCCTGGTCGTTCTGCAGGGCCTGGGTGAGCCGCAGCGCGGTCTCCGATGTCTCCTTCTTCTGCAGCAGGGCGCCGTTGCCGTCCTCGAGGGTGACCCGGTAGCGCACCTGCGCGTCCAGATCGGGATCGGCGCAGGCGCTCCAGGCCACCTGCAGGCCGCTCAGGTCATAGAGCTTCTGGCCCGCGCCAGGCGTGCGCAGCTGCGGCACGGCGGGCGGTTCGTCTTGCAGGTTGACAGCCAGGACCAGCGGCGCGCTCCAGGGGCCGGGCGTGCCCTGGTCGTCCAGGCAGCGCAGGCGCAGGTGCCAGCGGGCGTTGTCGCCCAGGGTCAGGCCGCTCACCGCCCGCTCGCCGGCCGGGACCCGCTGGGTGGCGGCATTCTGGAAGTTCGCCGCCGTGGCCAGCTGAAGTTCGTGCCAGAGGTTGGCGGGGGGATCGCTGTGGTCGGGATCCGTGCCCGGCGTGAAGGCCAGGCTGGGCCGGTCCGTGCGCAGGGCCCCGCCCTGGCCCAGCTCCGCGGTGAAAACCGGCGCGCTGGGGGCGTTGTTGGCGCGGTTGAACCAGAAGCGGCCCGCTGTGGACGTGGACTCCAGCCCGTGGGGATCACGCGCCGTGACGGTCCAGCGCAGTTCCTGATCCTCGGGCAGACGCTC includes these proteins:
- a CDS encoding YraN family protein, encoding MARRPGAAQQGMLDGMECCRRRGQRGEDLAADWLEARGFRILKRNLRRRQAGEVDLLAERDGVLHVVEVKCGRGPLELLLERVDERKLRLLLKTLARSGWLEGGPGRPTHCRVDVLLVQLDPQGPQLHFLEDLCPPELRWEGGADV
- a CDS encoding DNA internalization-related competence protein ComEC/Rec2 — translated: MSEPRPERPHLPRVHAWLLGGTLAGALLWRVLPAPPPGAWLVLPVLLLAPNLRRGAGSLRLGLALLLLFWLTHGTPSGDSRPPSAAPAPRADGSQSAALLLRPLVDGGESLSELRRQSEDGPPLHRPLVCAAWACRDSGWQALPGRLEVWPRERRCPPLRSAGAWLLVRRPGHDEPLWEPFRPPPAPHAPDRRAQGWSRGRCGRLGLDTTRVLLRAVAGAPPVAPPGWSARLRAWCARRLLCGSGTGGPWLVAVLLGETAWLPPYDVAVWQATGLAHLLAVSGLNVGVLALTLGQGLGPLPVPGLVRDLLLAGLLGLYVPLAGNQVSVERAVGMALLLLAARRLGRPLGGLSVLALAATCALWLDPGELVRPGFQMSYGAVAGLLLGMGAGAPPVAGRLRRGLRALATALRVTLAAQAGTLLTQLACFGVLPLSGVLLNLAAVPLSSALTVGGFLHLWLPLPGEPLGALNEVLAGLIVWLARRTPVLSLSWDPHPLQLLLLGLALAALLWPGARCRWSWPLAAGLTLAAADLLPALDRPRSAVCLLDVGQGDALLVRSPAGRAVLVDAGWSNPFTPDRRGAELARALGRLHAGPLDWLVLTHPDQDHLGGAAGLLAEIPVRRVLWNGEWKANAPQDRLRAQLERQSLPLVEARPGQWLQLEPGWRLGVLGPPPPTQGLEGNERSIVLRLETPRDTLLFTGDMGHEEERRLADWGPWWRAGTLKLGHHGSRGSSSPELLAAVAPRRAWISCGRGNRYGHPHPTILARLSERGVASWRTDEQGWLWQGLEADAARPARALPRPRLRWQPAAGPP